Proteins encoded within one genomic window of Granulicella pectinivorans:
- a CDS encoding PqqD family protein, with protein MQEIRSDVRCVQDQDGALILDIRADRFFSLNPTATLIWNRLAAGASVTEIAHTLSRETGIDEETALTDTRECVAALTDHCLLMTDAKTPDLAPRFR; from the coding sequence ATGCAGGAAATTCGATCCGATGTGCGCTGTGTGCAGGACCAGGACGGAGCCCTCATACTGGACATCCGGGCGGACCGGTTCTTCAGTCTCAATCCGACGGCGACGTTGATCTGGAACCGTCTCGCGGCCGGAGCATCTGTTACGGAGATCGCTCACACGCTCTCACGCGAGACCGGGATCGACGAAGAGACGGCACTCACCGATACGAGAGAGTGCGTCGCGGCGCTCACGGACCACTGTCTCCTCATGACGGACGCCAAGACGCCGGACCTTGCTCCGAGGTTCCGATGA
- a CDS encoding sulfite exporter TauE/SafE family protein, with product MHGTQLVVLVVIFFMTSAISVVTGSTSLITVPAMLYFGVAPRTALATNMFALTFLSLGASLPSRGNALIDRRRLPILALLTSLGSIVGAVLLLFLPARSLSLIVPFAMIGVALFSTVYRKAGGDVQLPANPRLERIGYGLTLILGIYGGFFSGGYVTLLTALFVATFQSSFREAIATTKVLNVFSSSLATAIFMWKGLVDYRLGSILALTMFLGAALGMKVVARLADKWIRRVFLTAVWALGLKALLVDLLGRHSVQTQPRSSGANPL from the coding sequence ATGCACGGTACTCAGCTCGTCGTTCTAGTAGTGATCTTCTTCATGACCAGCGCGATCAGCGTCGTCACGGGAAGCACCTCGCTGATCACAGTTCCGGCAATGCTCTACTTCGGCGTAGCACCCCGCACTGCACTTGCTACGAATATGTTCGCGCTCACGTTTCTCAGCCTTGGCGCGTCATTGCCTTCGAGAGGGAACGCCCTGATTGATAGGCGTCGCCTTCCCATCCTCGCTCTGTTAACCTCGCTTGGCTCGATAGTCGGGGCGGTCCTGTTGCTTTTTCTTCCCGCACGTTCACTAAGCCTCATCGTGCCCTTCGCCATGATCGGTGTTGCTCTGTTTTCGACGGTTTATCGCAAAGCAGGCGGCGATGTGCAGCTTCCGGCCAACCCTCGGTTGGAGAGGATCGGGTACGGACTCACGCTCATTTTGGGAATTTATGGCGGTTTCTTCAGTGGCGGATACGTCACTCTCTTGACGGCTCTCTTCGTGGCGACTTTCCAATCGTCTTTTCGAGAAGCTATTGCCACGACGAAGGTTCTCAACGTCTTCTCGTCGTCTCTCGCAACGGCAATCTTCATGTGGAAGGGTCTCGTGGATTACAGGCTCGGATCGATCCTTGCCCTGACGATGTTTCTCGGCGCGGCTTTGGGGATGAAAGTCGTCGCTCGCCTCGCTGACAAATGGATTCGCCGTGTCTTTCTAACCGCTGTTTGGGCATTGGGCCTGAAGGCTTTGCTTGTGGACTTGCTAGGTAGACATTCAGTGCAGACCCAACCCCGCTCGTCGGGAGCTAACCCTCTTTAG
- a CDS encoding TonB-dependent receptor: MLAGAQTFRGTLTGTVVDTSGAAIANAAVRLTNPATNDVSNSKTNGAGSFSFPELPVGNYKLFVTAPGFSAQAVDNIAIEVSKIRDQKVQLSIGAESTVVDVQASGLQLDTTNSQLVSIVDQKSVQQIPLNGRSFMQLVKLAPGINPYLGQNTVNGSRTAGINYQIDGADNNDPWSNAVASNQGGIAGIAGGLIPIEAIDQFSLQAAGEADQGRNGGANSNMVLRTGTNKLHGDVFYFDRNELFAWLSPSVAVGSRIPEIRNHQGGFTLGGPIFKNKTFFFLAGEVQIANANNSLSDTVVNDTWITAAKSLLASRGIAQNQVALNMYTLLFPAAARTSTGYSNQYTSNGRNTYSSYNGIIKLDHNFNDKYSISAHYLGTTGAQSADVGSHFADYFETAPMHIHNFQIAQNSAFNSKIVNQITVAAQSFLQVFNDRNTSFDVQAAGLNLGLTGQLAKGAPQFYIGSFDYTGATPPLGRQDVTGHIDDTLHYSIGHHELKFGGEYRHANLNVAYFVNGRGTFNFDGTRYTNNGANPVTAAECAAAGLDPTNVGANKCSTGIQVADFVAGQTRNNASGATILRNNPQRVYIVNTFDLFAADDFKVSNHLTFNYGVRWSYPGAVSDDRNSIYNFTPERGYFKAPIYARNLGNVAPRVGFAFTPFKDPTTVIRGGFGWFYDQPTVGQFVYNSVGNGASAGIFGSPGDANAAITVNGGAAFTLGQTQFPTGVQFGTNGQPTTSLGILAINPNYRAAFMQNYNVNVEQLLARNTLLTITYAGSVGRRLAYVADLNQLPITTNAAARIRPYATQYPYLTAINQVNSGATSNYNSLQVSLVQSQWKGLSAKVYYTWSKSLDDSSSATTPQNSFRLRDDYGLSTFDVRNNFTGSARYVVPKFTSHAPRLTKGYEVNALYVFAGGTPINILVGTNTSGSGEASRDRPNRVAGVNARIDRVTTATSTSRTYSYLNKSAWTAPVAGTLGNERRDSVIGPGFGDVDLSFVKITPVTERISTELRAEVFNIWNQANFANPSGTLSSSSFGVLSATRYSSLAPGLGQGEPRNIQFAFKVSF, encoded by the coding sequence ATGCTCGCGGGCGCACAGACGTTCCGTGGCACGCTCACCGGAACAGTGGTGGATACCTCCGGCGCCGCCATCGCGAATGCGGCTGTCCGGTTGACCAATCCCGCGACGAACGATGTCTCGAACAGCAAGACCAACGGCGCTGGAAGCTTCAGCTTCCCTGAGCTGCCGGTGGGCAACTACAAACTGTTCGTGACTGCCCCCGGTTTCTCGGCGCAGGCAGTGGACAACATCGCTATCGAAGTCTCCAAGATCCGCGATCAGAAGGTTCAGCTCTCTATCGGTGCCGAGTCCACGGTTGTAGACGTGCAAGCATCGGGTCTCCAGCTTGATACGACAAACAGTCAGCTCGTATCCATCGTCGATCAGAAGTCGGTGCAGCAGATTCCTTTGAATGGCCGTAGCTTTATGCAGTTGGTGAAACTTGCTCCCGGTATCAATCCCTATCTCGGCCAGAACACCGTGAATGGCTCACGTACGGCTGGCATTAACTATCAAATTGACGGCGCGGACAACAATGATCCGTGGTCCAACGCCGTGGCTTCGAATCAGGGCGGTATTGCTGGTATCGCGGGGGGCCTTATCCCCATCGAGGCGATCGATCAGTTCTCGCTCCAGGCAGCCGGTGAAGCCGACCAGGGTCGTAACGGCGGCGCGAACAGCAACATGGTGCTCCGCACCGGCACCAACAAGCTGCACGGCGACGTGTTCTACTTCGACCGCAACGAACTCTTCGCATGGCTCAGCCCGTCGGTGGCCGTAGGCAGCCGCATCCCCGAAATCAGGAACCACCAGGGAGGCTTTACCCTCGGCGGACCGATCTTCAAAAACAAGACATTCTTCTTCCTCGCAGGCGAAGTGCAGATTGCCAACGCCAACAACAGCCTTTCGGACACGGTGGTGAACGACACCTGGATCACTGCCGCTAAGAGCCTGCTCGCCAGCCGCGGCATCGCACAGAACCAGGTTGCGCTGAACATGTACACCCTGCTCTTTCCAGCGGCGGCGCGTACGTCGACCGGCTACTCGAATCAGTACACATCCAACGGGCGGAATACGTATAGCAGCTATAACGGCATCATCAAGCTGGACCATAACTTCAACGACAAGTACAGCATCTCGGCGCACTACCTGGGCACAACGGGTGCGCAGTCGGCCGACGTAGGCTCGCACTTCGCGGACTACTTTGAAACGGCTCCGATGCATATTCATAACTTCCAGATCGCTCAAAACAGTGCGTTCAACAGCAAAATTGTCAACCAGATCACGGTCGCCGCACAGTCGTTCCTGCAGGTGTTCAACGATCGCAACACAAGCTTCGATGTGCAGGCTGCTGGTCTAAACCTAGGGCTAACTGGTCAATTGGCGAAGGGTGCCCCACAGTTCTATATCGGGTCGTTCGATTACACTGGCGCAACGCCGCCGCTGGGACGCCAGGACGTCACCGGCCACATCGACGATACCCTCCACTACTCGATCGGCCATCACGAACTCAAGTTCGGCGGTGAGTATCGCCACGCAAACTTGAACGTCGCGTACTTCGTAAACGGCCGCGGCACCTTCAACTTCGATGGCACGCGCTACACCAACAACGGCGCAAACCCCGTAACCGCGGCAGAGTGCGCCGCCGCCGGTCTGGACCCGACAAACGTTGGAGCGAACAAGTGCTCCACCGGAATCCAGGTGGCAGATTTCGTGGCCGGCCAGACGCGCAACAATGCTTCAGGTGCGACCATTCTTCGGAACAACCCGCAGCGCGTCTACATCGTGAACACCTTCGACCTATTCGCAGCCGACGACTTTAAGGTAAGCAATCACCTGACGTTTAACTATGGTGTGCGTTGGAGCTATCCGGGGGCCGTCAGCGACGATCGCAACTCCATCTACAACTTCACGCCGGAACGCGGCTACTTCAAGGCCCCAATCTACGCCCGAAACCTTGGGAACGTCGCACCGCGCGTCGGCTTTGCCTTCACGCCGTTCAAAGACCCCACCACCGTCATTCGCGGCGGCTTCGGATGGTTCTACGATCAGCCTACGGTTGGCCAGTTCGTCTACAACAGCGTAGGTAACGGTGCCAGCGCCGGCATCTTCGGAAGCCCGGGCGATGCGAACGCTGCAATCACGGTGAATGGCGGAGCGGCCTTTACGCTTGGCCAGACGCAGTTCCCGACCGGTGTGCAGTTCGGAACGAACGGGCAGCCGACGACCTCGCTGGGTATCCTGGCCATCAATCCCAACTACCGCGCTGCGTTCATGCAGAACTACAACGTCAACGTGGAGCAACTGCTCGCGCGGAACACGCTATTGACGATCACCTATGCAGGCAGCGTCGGTCGCCGCTTGGCCTACGTGGCCGATCTGAATCAGCTTCCCATCACGACGAATGCAGCAGCACGCATCCGTCCATACGCAACCCAGTACCCCTACCTGACGGCAATCAACCAGGTAAACAGTGGCGCAACCTCAAACTACAACTCGCTCCAGGTGTCTCTGGTACAGAGTCAATGGAAAGGTCTTTCCGCCAAGGTGTACTACACGTGGTCGAAGTCGCTGGACGACTCGTCAAGCGCCACAACACCGCAGAACTCCTTCAGGCTGCGCGACGACTACGGCCTGTCAACCTTTGACGTGAGGAATAACTTTACCGGTTCTGCTCGGTACGTTGTGCCGAAGTTTACCAGTCATGCCCCCCGTCTGACCAAGGGATATGAGGTGAATGCGCTCTACGTCTTCGCAGGTGGCACACCGATCAACATTCTGGTCGGAACCAACACCAGCGGATCGGGCGAGGCAAGCCGCGATCGACCGAACCGTGTTGCAGGCGTCAACGCACGTATAGATCGTGTCACCACCGCAACCAGCACGTCCCGTACTTACTCCTACCTGAACAAGAGCGCGTGGACCGCTCCGGTCGCAGGCACGTTGGGCAACGAACGTCGTGACAGCGTCATCGGGCCTGGCTTCGGTGACGTCGATCTTTCGTTCGTAAAGATAACGCCCGTTACTGAGAGGATAAGCACAGAGCTCCGTGCGGAAGTCTTCAACATTTGGAACCAGGCTAACTTCGCAAACCCGAGTGGCACGCTGAGCAGTTCCAGCTTCGGCGTGCTATCCGCAACTCGTTACTCTTCTCTTGCTCCCGGCCTTGGCCAAGGTGAACCGCGCAACATTCAATTTGCTTTCAAGGTTAGCTTCTAG
- a CDS encoding DUF6644 family protein, with the protein MSPKLWFVALAHSHLGQIMQTSKWDFALVETVHLLALATLGGSVLIIDLRLLGLVLKGESARTIGKDLGRILLGSLVLMIVSGVMLLSEEALKCYYSPAFRWKMTLLLLAVVFYFTLHRKALQRTGKEAPTIWSRAVAIISITLWLGVGIAGRAIGLI; encoded by the coding sequence ATGTCGCCGAAGCTCTGGTTCGTGGCACTTGCCCACTCCCATCTGGGTCAAATCATGCAAACATCCAAGTGGGACTTCGCTCTCGTCGAGACCGTGCACCTTCTTGCCTTGGCAACCCTGGGAGGATCAGTCCTCATCATCGATTTGCGCCTGCTTGGACTTGTTCTCAAGGGAGAGTCCGCACGAACAATCGGTAAAGACCTGGGCCGCATACTCCTCGGCAGTCTTGTCCTCATGATCGTCTCGGGCGTTATGCTTCTCTCTGAGGAGGCGCTGAAGTGCTACTACAGCCCTGCCTTCCGCTGGAAGATGACTCTGCTCCTCTTAGCCGTGGTGTTCTACTTCACACTACATCGCAAGGCTCTCCAGCGCACAGGCAAGGAAGCCCCCACGATCTGGTCCCGTGCGGTGGCCATCATCTCCATCACGCTATGGTTGGGGGTAGGCATCGCGGGCCGCGCGATTGGACTCATCTAG
- a CDS encoding DUF6644 family protein, giving the protein MIRESDYAFSVIESVHVLAVTLLVGTIAILDLRMLGLVLRSISITRIARSVFPLTWSGFVVMFLSGFLLFWAEAAKNYTNPAFRIKLILLALVGLNPLIFHTTVYRRVHEWEVLAISPWRARIAAIASLTLWSGVIIAGRAIAYF; this is encoded by the coding sequence ATGATCCGCGAGTCGGACTATGCTTTTTCGGTGATTGAATCCGTTCATGTGCTCGCAGTCACGCTGCTCGTCGGGACGATAGCAATCTTGGATCTGCGCATGCTGGGGCTCGTACTTCGCTCCATCTCAATCACTCGAATTGCTCGTAGCGTCTTTCCGCTCACATGGTCAGGCTTCGTCGTGATGTTCCTCAGCGGCTTTCTTCTCTTCTGGGCGGAGGCAGCAAAAAACTATACGAACCCCGCTTTTCGCATCAAGCTGATTTTGCTTGCACTCGTCGGTCTCAACCCACTCATCTTTCACACCACAGTCTACCGCCGCGTCCATGAGTGGGAGGTGCTAGCGATCTCCCCTTGGCGTGCCCGGATCGCAGCAATTGCGTCGCTTACACTTTGGAGCGGTGTGATCATCGCTGGGCGTGCCATCGCTTACTTTTGA
- a CDS encoding DUF6152 family protein — MKSRAATVLLLAASVLGAIPAYAHHSFAAEFDGNKPTRLVGKITRVEWTNPHSYFYVDVTDAKGVTTNWGCEGAGPGALSRRGWKKGDLKLGDTIVVDGYRAKDGSHLVDARRVTFPDGRTVYGGSPGDGGPGDNGTDQGAKQ; from the coding sequence ATGAAAAGCAGAGCCGCAACCGTCCTCCTCTTGGCTGCATCCGTCCTTGGCGCTATCCCCGCCTACGCCCATCACTCATTCGCAGCGGAGTTCGATGGCAACAAGCCCACACGTCTGGTCGGCAAGATTACCCGCGTGGAATGGACGAATCCGCACTCTTACTTTTACGTCGACGTCACGGATGCCAAGGGAGTCACCACGAATTGGGGATGCGAGGGAGCAGGCCCAGGTGCACTCAGCCGCCGCGGCTGGAAGAAGGGCGACCTCAAACTCGGCGACACCATTGTTGTTGATGGCTATCGCGCGAAGGATGGCTCGCATCTCGTCGATGCACGGCGCGTGACCTTCCCCGATGGTCGAACCGTATACGGAGGAAGCCCCGGCGACGGTGGTCCTGGCGATAACGGTACGGATCAAGGCGCGAAGCAGTAG
- a CDS encoding TonB-dependent receptor, with the protein MITVTEGMDRRRRTAIRPTGDYCTCLRLRGEAHGFQRVSFAHLVLVFLLLFVPSLFAASGGSISGTVSDSTSSLVAGAELQLVNTDQRTTWHAISNRQGLYSFPNLPVGRYDLIITANGFTTQRKTGLSVDTDSASRLDFVLGVRGRIDTVTVTSETGTHIETSATHLGEVVSGAQMAALPLNGRSYTDLLAIQPGVAPLSTLLPSSVIMAGVTGGISPSGDLNPGNLSINGQRESANGFMVNGIDVHEQMNGGTSIIPDLDSIEQFRVLTSNFDPEYGNYDGGIITVVSKAGTSQFHGRAFEFFRNTELDARGYFDPARSAFNQNQFGGALGGPIKRTKLFFFTDYQGTRTTQGVSTGNISVPTVAQRGGDFLNPTSGLTALTGSVSGPYLATLLTQQLGYLVTAGELYATVFPGGVIPQSAWAAPAKNLLHFIPSPNSGTSQFSTSAYSQKVSDDKGSVRLDLESRLGELSAYYFLDDYRLDNPYPGSVAGASIPGFDALTIGRAQLYSLGDTKVIGANTVNEFHVGYLRNANIIGQPKGGLGISLATQGFSTGPDGIYVQAPQFEGVENITFPTFVMGVPITNLTQVNNTWYVSDGLSRGAGSHSLKFGGQFHADEVNEHPNATFNGTFNINGTETGNPYADFLLGTPSNFTQSSGQPFYLRNRYFGLYAQNSWRARSNLTLNVGLRWDVIVPWWEKFNQLQTYIAGQQSTLYPGAPQGLVVAGDPGVPRTLASIGYKNFAPRVGFAYSPRLEHGLLSWIFGSNGQSSIRASYGIFYTAFPGLSAGIMYAVPPFGFNYLSPGPPLLAKPFITAATGIDNGQRFPFPFPSHNVSAKNPDTGVDWDNFLPLAADPFFDSRNRAAYSGNYMLSIQREITRETLLTLSYVGNQGHHILTLVSANPGDPALCMSLPGCGPFGEDSPYTDSNGKMVRGTRGGQGADYGENTADRSIANSNYNALETTLRYQHRGSQFLLSYTYGKSIDQGSNLGEQLNPINPRQSRTISAWDMKHAFVGSYTLAIPVADVLGKKTRLTEQWSLSGTARFTTGLPVTLFDNSDNSLLGTLGNGANNYLLDTPRYIPGALRVNLDGRNRRPAFDTALFPEETLGQLGNAKRRMFYGPGIDNLDMTLQKELRFSEFHSLEFRVEAFNVFNHPQFYGPATVNGQRGDPNFGQIQSAAAPRLVQLAIKFSF; encoded by the coding sequence ATGATCACAGTGACGGAAGGGATGGATCGACGCAGGAGGACGGCAATCCGTCCCACCGGTGACTATTGCACCTGCTTACGACTCCGAGGCGAGGCTCATGGATTCCAGCGAGTAAGTTTTGCCCACCTCGTTCTGGTTTTCCTTTTGCTTTTCGTGCCCTCCTTGTTCGCCGCCAGCGGCGGGAGTATCTCTGGGACCGTTAGCGACTCCACCAGCTCCCTGGTTGCGGGAGCAGAGCTGCAGCTTGTTAATACGGATCAGCGGACCACCTGGCATGCGATCTCGAATCGGCAAGGGCTTTATTCCTTTCCCAATCTGCCTGTGGGCCGCTATGACCTCATCATCACAGCAAATGGGTTTACTACGCAAAGGAAGACCGGACTCTCCGTCGATACTGATTCCGCCAGCCGGTTGGACTTTGTGCTGGGAGTGAGAGGTAGAATCGACACAGTCACGGTGACGAGCGAGACGGGCACGCACATTGAGACAAGCGCGACTCACTTAGGCGAAGTGGTTTCAGGGGCGCAGATGGCAGCGCTGCCCCTGAACGGTCGAAGCTACACAGACTTGCTCGCCATCCAGCCTGGCGTGGCGCCCTTATCTACGCTGTTGCCAAGCTCCGTCATCATGGCCGGCGTGACAGGCGGCATCTCTCCGTCCGGCGATCTCAATCCAGGCAATCTGTCCATCAACGGGCAGCGCGAATCCGCCAATGGATTCATGGTCAACGGGATTGATGTGCATGAGCAAATGAATGGTGGTACGTCGATTATTCCGGATCTTGATTCGATCGAGCAGTTCCGCGTGCTGACGTCTAACTTTGATCCTGAGTACGGCAACTACGACGGGGGAATCATTACGGTCGTCAGCAAGGCGGGGACGAGCCAGTTCCACGGTCGGGCGTTTGAGTTCTTCCGCAACACGGAACTGGATGCAAGAGGCTATTTCGATCCAGCGCGGTCCGCGTTCAACCAGAACCAGTTTGGCGGGGCTCTAGGCGGTCCGATCAAAAGGACTAAGCTTTTCTTCTTCACGGACTACCAGGGGACACGCACGACGCAAGGTGTGTCCACGGGCAACATCTCCGTGCCCACCGTGGCGCAGCGTGGCGGAGATTTTCTGAATCCCACAAGTGGTTTGACTGCGCTGACGGGGAGTGTAAGCGGCCCCTATCTTGCGACACTCTTGACGCAACAGCTTGGCTATCTGGTAACCGCGGGTGAGCTGTACGCCACCGTCTTCCCGGGCGGAGTCATCCCGCAGAGTGCGTGGGCCGCACCCGCGAAAAATCTCCTGCACTTCATCCCTTCCCCGAACTCCGGTACCAGTCAGTTTTCAACCTCGGCCTATTCGCAGAAAGTTAGCGACGACAAAGGATCAGTGCGCCTCGATCTTGAGAGTCGGCTGGGTGAGCTATCTGCCTATTACTTTCTGGACGACTATCGGCTGGACAATCCCTACCCCGGCTCGGTCGCGGGAGCGAGCATTCCGGGCTTCGATGCGCTCACGATTGGAAGAGCACAGCTGTACTCGCTGGGCGACACGAAGGTGATTGGAGCAAACACAGTCAATGAGTTTCACGTCGGTTACTTGCGCAATGCGAATATCATCGGGCAACCGAAGGGTGGCCTTGGCATCAGCCTCGCGACGCAGGGTTTTAGCACCGGTCCGGATGGCATCTATGTTCAGGCTCCTCAGTTTGAGGGGGTAGAGAACATAACGTTTCCCACATTCGTGATGGGTGTGCCTATCACCAATCTTACCCAGGTGAACAACACATGGTACGTCAGCGACGGTTTATCGCGAGGCGCCGGTTCCCACTCCTTGAAATTCGGCGGACAATTCCACGCGGATGAGGTTAACGAACATCCCAACGCCACCTTCAATGGCACCTTCAATATCAATGGCACCGAGACCGGGAATCCTTATGCTGATTTCCTGTTAGGCACCCCGAGCAATTTCACGCAGTCTTCAGGTCAGCCGTTCTATCTGCGGAACCGCTACTTCGGGCTGTATGCCCAGAACAGTTGGCGGGCGCGCAGCAACTTGACGTTGAACGTTGGCCTGCGGTGGGATGTTATCGTGCCCTGGTGGGAGAAGTTCAATCAACTGCAGACCTATATCGCTGGACAACAATCAACCCTCTATCCGGGAGCACCACAAGGGCTTGTGGTTGCGGGCGATCCAGGAGTTCCGAGGACGCTCGCTTCGATTGGTTACAAGAACTTTGCGCCGAGGGTTGGCTTTGCCTACTCACCGCGGCTCGAGCACGGGCTCCTGAGCTGGATATTTGGCAGCAACGGGCAAAGCAGCATACGGGCCAGCTACGGCATCTTCTATACGGCCTTTCCAGGATTGTCGGCAGGCATCATGTACGCCGTTCCGCCATTTGGTTTCAACTATCTTTCTCCTGGGCCACCCCTGCTGGCAAAGCCGTTTATTACGGCGGCCACGGGCATCGATAACGGACAGAGATTCCCTTTCCCCTTTCCTTCGCACAATGTCTCCGCGAAGAATCCAGATACCGGGGTCGACTGGGACAACTTCCTTCCGCTCGCTGCCGATCCTTTCTTCGACTCCCGTAATCGTGCTGCCTATAGCGGCAACTACATGCTATCGATCCAGCGTGAGATCACACGGGAAACACTGTTGACCTTGAGCTATGTTGGAAACCAAGGACATCACATTCTCACACTGGTCTCTGCCAACCCCGGCGACCCTGCTCTTTGCATGAGCCTTCCTGGATGTGGCCCCTTCGGTGAAGATTCCCCCTATACGGACAGCAACGGTAAGATGGTGCGGGGGACCCGGGGGGGGCAAGGGGCCGACTACGGAGAGAATACGGCCGACCGATCCATCGCCAACTCGAACTACAATGCGCTCGAGACGACTTTGCGGTACCAGCATCGCGGCTCACAGTTCCTGCTGAGCTACACCTATGGAAAATCGATCGATCAGGGGTCGAACCTTGGTGAGCAACTGAACCCTATCAATCCACGACAGAGCCGAACCATCTCGGCGTGGGATATGAAGCATGCGTTTGTCGGGAGCTACACACTTGCGATCCCTGTCGCGGACGTTTTGGGCAAGAAGACTCGTCTGACCGAACAGTGGAGCCTTTCAGGTACAGCTCGTTTTACGACTGGTCTCCCAGTGACCTTGTTCGATAACTCTGACAACTCTCTGCTTGGCACCTTGGGCAACGGTGCCAACAATTACCTCCTCGACACGCCGCGATATATTCCGGGCGCGCTCAGGGTCAATTTGGATGGGCGTAATCGACGTCCGGCCTTCGACACGGCATTATTCCCCGAAGAGACTCTTGGCCAGCTGGGCAACGCCAAGCGACGGATGTTCTATGGTCCTGGGATCGATAATTTGGACATGACGCTCCAGAAGGAACTTCGCTTCTCTGAATTTCACTCGTTGGAGTTTCGGGTGGAGGCCTTTAATGTCTTCAACCATCCCCAGTTCTACGGACCGGCCACCGTGAATGGGCAAAGAGGAGATCCCAACTTTGGTCAGATTCAGAGCGCCGCAGCTCCAAGACTGGTTCAGTTGGCGATAAAGTTTTCTTTCTGA
- a CDS encoding Lrp/AsnC family transcriptional regulator, translating into MIHPPESAIDSIDREILAELQTNARIAFAELGRRVGLSTPAVIERVKRLEENRIILGYRAMVDPAKVGLPVRAFVKVTIAGDKLTKFATLTQRIPEVLECHRVTGAESFVVQVAVRDVGHMEEVIDAMMPYVATNTSMILASPVPWNSILPSHRNDKQPRKRRPSQTS; encoded by the coding sequence ATGATTCATCCTCCGGAATCCGCCATCGACAGCATCGACCGCGAGATCCTTGCGGAACTGCAAACCAATGCCCGCATCGCATTTGCGGAATTAGGCAGGCGTGTAGGACTGTCAACACCGGCCGTTATCGAACGGGTCAAGCGCCTCGAAGAAAACCGCATCATTCTCGGATACCGTGCCATGGTAGATCCGGCAAAGGTCGGTCTTCCCGTTCGCGCGTTCGTTAAGGTCACCATTGCCGGTGACAAACTGACAAAATTTGCCACTCTGACCCAAAGAATACCGGAGGTTCTTGAATGCCACCGCGTCACCGGAGCCGAGTCCTTCGTGGTGCAGGTCGCCGTCCGTGATGTGGGGCACATGGAAGAGGTCATCGACGCCATGATGCCTTACGTCGCTACCAATACCTCGATGATTCTCGCCTCTCCAGTGCCTTGGAACAGCATCCTCCCTTCGCACCGCAACGATAAACAGCCCCGCAAGCGTAGACCCTCGCAAACTTCATAG
- a CDS encoding family 2A encapsulin nanocompartment shell protein, with protein sequence MATNENRRAVGDAAARQLANTTKTAPQLSAITPRWLVQLLSWVPVESGTYRVNKVKNDADIEVVCGSRDERRLPDTYVDYEEKPREYTLSAISTVVDVHTRVSDLYSHPHDQIREQLRLTVEKVKERQESELINNADYGLLRNVDPSFKVSTRKGPPTPDDLDELIAKVWKEPAFFLAHPTAIAAFGRECTRRGVPPPTTTMFGSSFLTWRGLPLVPSDKLGIDATGKTNILLLRTGEKKQGVVGLFQPGLPGEQTPGLSVRFMGIDRNSLASYLISLYCSAAVLTEDALGVLENVEVGNYYDYK encoded by the coding sequence GTGGCCACAAACGAAAACCGCCGTGCAGTTGGTGACGCAGCAGCACGCCAGCTAGCGAATACCACCAAGACCGCCCCTCAACTCAGCGCGATCACTCCGCGCTGGCTTGTACAGTTGCTCTCCTGGGTTCCGGTTGAGTCCGGCACCTATCGCGTCAACAAGGTTAAGAACGACGCGGATATTGAAGTCGTATGTGGTTCGCGTGATGAGCGCAGGTTGCCGGACACTTACGTTGATTACGAAGAGAAGCCCCGCGAATACACGCTGAGCGCGATCTCAACCGTGGTGGATGTGCACACCCGCGTGTCCGATCTCTACAGCCATCCGCATGACCAGATTCGTGAGCAGTTGCGGCTGACGGTCGAGAAGGTCAAGGAGCGGCAGGAGAGCGAGCTGATTAACAATGCTGACTACGGTTTACTGCGGAATGTCGATCCGTCCTTCAAGGTTTCGACGCGCAAGGGACCGCCCACACCTGATGATTTGGATGAGCTCATTGCAAAGGTCTGGAAAGAGCCCGCGTTCTTCCTGGCACATCCTACGGCGATTGCGGCTTTTGGTCGTGAGTGCACGCGCCGCGGCGTACCTCCTCCGACCACCACGATGTTTGGCTCATCCTTCCTGACGTGGCGCGGTCTGCCCTTGGTGCCTTCGGACAAGTTGGGCATCGACGCGACCGGCAAAACGAACATCCTTTTGCTGCGCACAGGCGAGAAGAAGCAGGGTGTGGTTGGGTTGTTCCAGCCTGGCCTTCCGGGAGAACAGACGCCTGGTCTTTCGGTGCGCTTCATGGGCATCGATCGCAACTCGCTCGCATCGTACCTGATCTCGCTCTATTGCTCGGCGGCTGTGCTCACCGAGGATGCCCTGGGCGTGCTCGAGAACGTTGAGGTCGGCAACTATTATGACTACAAGTGA